A portion of the Candidatus Schekmanbacteria bacterium genome contains these proteins:
- a CDS encoding OsmC family protein produces the protein MKIIYNGEKQFAVKTRDHEFVVDLPEQKGGKNEGPTPPEIFAASLGTCIGVYVTSYCNAKGINCKGLSLDVNWSVSDEQERIDKIEIEMTMPDEDYKEREKAILKTAGHCLIHNTLHTLPDIKLSIKPKK, from the coding sequence ATGAAAATTATTTATAACGGTGAGAAACAATTCGCTGTAAAGACACGGGACCATGAATTTGTAGTGGATCTGCCGGAACAAAAAGGGGGGAAGAACGAGGGGCCTACGCCTCCTGAGATTTTTGCCGCTTCGCTCGGGACATGCATCGGTGTGTACGTGACGTCTTACTGCAATGCCAAAGGGATAAACTGCAAGGGACTTTCTTTAGATGTAAACTGGTCAGTCTCAGATGAGCAAGAAAGGATAGATAAAATAGAAATTGAAATGACAATGCCTGATGAGGATTATAAAGAAAGAGAAAAGGCGATACTTAAAACTGCCGGGCACTGTCTGATTCACAATACATTGCATACTTTACCTGATATAAAACTCAGTATAAAACCAAAAAAATAA
- a CDS encoding DegQ family serine endoprotease, translated as MSFRKKLVVVLFVAAVAVIYFSAGQKFKTDKFNFTSMLGLKSASTGDQFWIEGENNKPSAPANVAPSVQGYPSFADVVDKVKDAVVNIKTDRKIKTGGGRGMSPFGGQNPFGDFPGGDDFFRHFMPDMPREYRQQGQGSGFIISSEGYIVTNNHVVDKADTITVKLATGKEYKAEVIGTDPKTDIALIKIKDSGSLPVIKLGDSDKLRTGDWVIAIGNPFGLDQTVTAGIVSGKDRRTIGAGPYDDFIQTDAPINPGNSGGPLIDLRGNVVGINSMIYSQGTPGNIGIGFSIPVNLAKNILVQLKDKGKVTRGWIGVAIQGIDENIMKQFGLKTKDGALVGDVTAGGPAEKAGIKRGDVIVKVDGESVKSEKDLPIKIATMRPGKTVSLTIIRDGSEKNVSVTLGEFPEDMGQMKKSASREDAEEKIGIAVEAITPDIARELDLPDTKGVVISQVAQGSPAEQAGLRRGDVIKEINKKEIKDTKDFADAMSKAKLPEGILFLVQSNGMTHYVTIGVE; from the coding sequence ATGTCGTTTAGAAAAAAATTAGTGGTTGTACTTTTTGTGGCTGCAGTAGCGGTGATTTATTTTTCAGCCGGACAAAAGTTTAAAACAGACAAATTCAACTTTACGTCAATGCTGGGATTGAAATCAGCCTCAACAGGCGACCAGTTCTGGATTGAAGGAGAAAACAATAAGCCTTCGGCGCCTGCCAATGTTGCACCATCAGTTCAGGGATATCCGTCTTTTGCTGATGTTGTGGATAAGGTAAAAGACGCTGTAGTGAACATTAAAACCGACAGGAAAATAAAAACAGGCGGTGGAAGGGGGATGTCCCCATTTGGCGGACAAAATCCTTTTGGTGATTTTCCCGGCGGAGATGATTTTTTCAGGCACTTTATGCCGGACATGCCCCGCGAATACAGGCAGCAGGGACAGGGCTCTGGTTTTATAATCAGCAGCGAAGGTTACATAGTCACAAACAATCATGTGGTTGATAAAGCTGACACCATAACCGTAAAGCTCGCAACCGGAAAAGAATATAAAGCCGAGGTGATCGGTACTGACCCCAAGACTGATATTGCCTTAATAAAGATAAAAGACAGCGGAAGCCTCCCTGTGATCAAGCTTGGTGATTCTGACAAGCTGAGAACAGGCGACTGGGTTATAGCCATAGGAAATCCTTTCGGCCTTGATCAAACCGTGACAGCAGGGATAGTAAGCGGGAAAGACCGCCGTACCATTGGAGCAGGCCCTTATGATGATTTCATACAGACAGATGCTCCGATTAATCCGGGGAACAGCGGAGGACCGCTTATAGATTTGCGGGGGAATGTGGTAGGCATAAATTCCATGATATATTCGCAGGGGACTCCGGGAAATATCGGTATAGGTTTTTCAATTCCTGTAAACCTCGCCAAGAACATCCTTGTCCAGCTCAAGGATAAGGGGAAGGTTACCAGAGGGTGGATCGGTGTTGCAATACAGGGTATTGATGAAAACATAATGAAACAGTTCGGGCTTAAGACAAAAGACGGTGCATTGGTTGGTGACGTAACAGCCGGAGGACCAGCAGAAAAAGCAGGCATAAAAAGAGGGGATGTCATAGTCAAGGTGGATGGTGAATCAGTAAAAAGCGAGAAGGACCTTCCAATAAAGATTGCCACTATGAGACCCGGCAAAACAGTGAGCCTCACAATCATAAGGGATGGCAGTGAGAAGAATGTAAGTGTTACGCTTGGAGAATTCCCGGAGGATATGGGGCAGATGAAGAAAAGTGCATCCCGCGAAGATGCTGAGGAGAAGATCGGGATAGCAGTTGAGGCGATCACTCCTGATATAGCAAGGGAGCTTGACCTTCCTGATACAAAAGGCGTTGTCATATCCCAGGTGGCACAGGGAAGCCCTGCGGAGCAGGCAGGATTGAGGCGCGGCGATGTAATAAAGGAAATTAACAAGAAAGAGATAAAGGACACTAAAGACTTCGCAGATGCGATGTCGAAGGCGAAACTTCCGGAAGGAATACTTTTTCTTGTACAAAGCAATGGGATGACGCATTACGTGACTATAGGGGTGGAATAG
- a CDS encoding twin-arginine translocation signal domain-containing protein gives MKKELNETASEKNSTRRDFLKYSGVLGSAAILTNPILAMAVGEAGGMPQGGGQKPEGMGTGMGAGAGTGMGGGKGGERLPLPQFDSEQIGKALKVLFKTYANQRPYQHKFNDALTKSWLNSIDFAVQKGIQKEFITHYINTMMPILHRAKVQIASFGPELALTTTFDGTMCSVQLFEEITVKPGERSFPCPYVGILEVCKPLKMFSIEWKDVCNNLCIPLYSGFGKEMGVDIKMTPGETCYARI, from the coding sequence ATGAAAAAAGAGTTAAATGAAACGGCTTCAGAAAAAAATAGTACCCGCAGGGATTTTCTGAAGTATTCTGGTGTACTGGGAAGTGCGGCCATTCTTACAAACCCTATTCTGGCTATGGCTGTCGGAGAGGCAGGCGGAATGCCTCAGGGTGGCGGACAGAAGCCTGAAGGTATGGGAACAGGAATGGGCGCCGGAGCAGGAACCGGAATGGGTGGAGGCAAAGGAGGAGAGAGACTCCCTCTCCCGCAATTTGATTCCGAGCAGATAGGGAAAGCCTTAAAAGTTCTTTTCAAGACATATGCGAACCAAAGACCATATCAGCACAAGTTCAATGATGCGCTAACAAAATCATGGCTTAATTCCATAGATTTTGCCGTTCAGAAAGGAATACAGAAAGAGTTTATTACTCACTACATAAACACAATGATGCCCATACTCCACAGGGCAAAAGTCCAGATAGCATCTTTTGGGCCTGAGTTGGCGCTTACGACAACGTTTGACGGAACAATGTGTTCTGTCCAGCTTTTTGAAGAAATAACTGTAAAGCCGGGTGAGAGAAGTTTCCCCTGCCCATATGTAGGGATTCTTGAAGTCTGCAAACCTCTTAAGATGTTCAGCATCGAGTGGAAAGATGTCTGCAATAACCTCTGCATACCTCTCTACTCAGGATTTGGGAAAGAGATGGGTGTGGATATTAAGATGACACCGGGGGAGACTTGCTACGCAAGAATTTAA
- a CDS encoding universal stress protein, translating into MFKNILIPLDNSSYSTTSRKFALWFASKFSSRLYGQHVIDLITLEGPFLHDLSGSMGFEPYLNLSIKMKEVLESRGKEILNDFKDECDKSNVASESYLDTGIISNEICNRAKMADLVVLAQKGINAMFERGMLGSITETVVRKCPKPVLLTPGEFRDIRKALLCYDGSNYAGQAMQTAAEFASQTGISLTILNAGKDKEEGMRTLNEAKKYFESYSINSEFVFVEGHANEAIVDYSKKNGIDLIFMGAYGHSRIIEMVIGSTTEYVLRNTDCAVLVRR; encoded by the coding sequence ATGTTTAAAAATATCCTGATACCTCTTGATAATTCTTCCTACAGCACGACTTCCCGCAAATTTGCACTCTGGTTCGCATCGAAGTTTTCATCAAGGCTTTATGGACAGCATGTTATTGATCTCATAACCCTTGAAGGACCTTTCTTGCATGACCTATCAGGCTCAATGGGATTCGAGCCATATCTTAACCTTTCCATAAAAATGAAAGAGGTTCTCGAATCAAGGGGGAAAGAGATTCTAAATGATTTTAAAGATGAATGTGATAAATCGAATGTGGCATCTGAAAGCTACCTTGACACGGGTATTATCTCTAACGAAATATGCAACAGGGCAAAAATGGCAGACCTTGTCGTGCTTGCCCAGAAGGGGATAAATGCCATGTTCGAAAGGGGGATGCTTGGCTCTATCACAGAAACAGTAGTAAGGAAATGCCCGAAGCCTGTGCTTCTTACTCCGGGAGAATTCAGAGATATAAGAAAAGCTCTCCTTTGCTATGATGGAAGCAACTATGCTGGTCAGGCGATGCAGACAGCAGCCGAGTTCGCTTCACAGACAGGGATTTCGCTTACCATATTAAATGCAGGGAAAGATAAAGAAGAGGGAATGAGAACCCTTAATGAGGCAAAGAAATATTTTGAATCATATAGTATAAATTCTGAGTTTGTCTTTGTAGAAGGACACGCAAATGAAGCAATCGTCGATTATTCGAAGAAAAACGGCATAGACCTCATATTCATGGGAGCATACGGCCATAGCAGGATAATAGAGATGGTCATAGGAAGCACCACAGAATATGTATTGCGCAATACAGATTGTGCTGTCCTCGTAAGGAGATAA
- a CDS encoding GGDEF domain-containing protein, with protein sequence MAKKEEKIEDIEKRSWQLLSLMLFLLVFFMFFSLITIYQYTLILGLPYGKVYFYSFLILSVLFVGYVAETRSMLKKFRRKVLEERSVAEQFKEESIRESLLSFGAREHFEDCLAMQFKRAQASSAPFSIVVVEIKDLLETDKEFGYKTGNEIICAATKVFREFITGNNTVFRYTPETYVCIIPSVDEKGTKSLKYQIKEKLSKINVAGVGEIDFKVTTVNYPNDTSSLHELRKIALGSYIDENIG encoded by the coding sequence ATGGCAAAAAAAGAAGAAAAGATTGAAGACATAGAAAAAAGAAGTTGGCAGCTTCTGTCTTTGATGCTTTTCCTCCTTGTCTTTTTCATGTTCTTTTCACTTATAACAATTTATCAATATACCCTCATACTTGGTCTTCCTTACGGCAAAGTTTATTTCTATTCATTTCTGATACTCTCTGTTCTTTTTGTTGGTTACGTTGCGGAAACACGCTCAATGCTAAAGAAATTCCGCAGGAAAGTGCTTGAAGAAAGATCTGTAGCTGAACAGTTTAAAGAAGAATCCATCAGGGAAAGTCTTCTTTCTTTTGGTGCCAGAGAACATTTTGAAGACTGTCTTGCAATGCAGTTTAAAAGAGCACAGGCTTCTTCAGCTCCTTTTTCAATAGTAGTGGTAGAGATAAAAGACCTGCTCGAAACAGATAAGGAATTTGGGTATAAAACCGGCAATGAAATAATCTGTGCTGCAACAAAAGTTTTCAGGGAGTTTATTACAGGCAACAACACTGTTTTCCGCTATACGCCTGAAACCTATGTATGCATCATTCCATCCGTTGATGAGAAAGGTACAAAAAGCCTCAAATATCAGATAAAAGAAAAATTATCGAAAATAAATGTCGCTGGCGTGGGGGAGATAGATTTTAAAGTGACTACCGTTAATTACCCTAATGATACATCAAGCCTTCATGAACTGAGAAAAATTGCTCTTGGCTCATACATCGATGAAAATATCGGTTGA
- a CDS encoding ferritin family protein: MTERSEQMQSEQMIEELVRAIQAEKYAWEFFRWASDVSSSESVKKIFKDFAKEEEIHQNLIKQQIERISGEEWDISGFKSEKFPGLTLPSKEEFLKRAMTEKDAISLGIKLEESAVKFYEALNSISYDKETRDFCTQFISFEKEHLKNLEKKLSEIKS; encoded by the coding sequence GTGACAGAGCGAAGTGAACAAATGCAAAGTGAACAAATGATAGAGGAGCTTGTCAGGGCTATTCAGGCTGAAAAGTATGCATGGGAATTTTTCAGGTGGGCGTCAGATGTCTCATCCAGCGAAAGCGTAAAAAAGATTTTCAAAGACTTCGCAAAAGAAGAAGAGATTCACCAGAATCTTATTAAGCAGCAGATTGAAAGGATTTCCGGAGAAGAGTGGGATATATCAGGTTTTAAGTCTGAGAAATTCCCGGGATTGACACTTCCTTCCAAAGAAGAGTTCCTTAAAAGGGCAATGACTGAAAAAGATGCGATTTCATTGGGTATAAAGCTTGAGGAAAGCGCTGTGAAGTTTTATGAAGCGCTTAACTCAATATCTTATGATAAGGAAACAAGGGATTTCTGCACCCAGTTCATATCCTTTGAGAAAGAGCACCTGAAGAATCTTGAAAAGAAACTGAGCGAGATTAAAAGCTGA
- a CDS encoding YgiQ family radical SAM protein: protein MFLPTTKEEVKKLGWENLDVIIVTGDTYIDSPFIGAAVIGKCLLKSGYRVGIIAQPDAYSEIDITRLGEPQLFWGVTAGSLDSMVANYTASKKRRKSDDFTPGGINDRRPDRAGIAYTNLIRKYFKGTKPIVLGGIEASLRRIAHYDYWDNKIRKSILFDAKADVLVYGMGEKAVIELAEKLKAKNELKDIRGICYISKELIDGYIVLPSAEEVKKDKDKFTEMFSTFYINNDPITGKGLCQKQDTRYLVQNPPAHWLTEKELDKIYGMEFEREVHPYYRKLGNVRAQDTIKFSITTHRGCFGECNFCSISVHQGKTVISRSPQSIVREAEKIAKLPDFKGYILDVGGPTANMYGIECSKKIKSGSCQNKRCMYPKICASLNVCHKGQIDLLRKLKKVQGVKKIFIASGIRHDMVVEDEKYGNDYLHEIISSHTSGQLKIAPEHTEDNVLAAMGKTGKKYLKEFKERFYAINSKAGKQQFLTYYIIAAHPGCDEKDMRKLKDFTARELKITPEQVQIFTPTPSTFSTLMYYTGKDPFTGKTIFVERDIKRKERQKEIIVTGRAN, encoded by the coding sequence ATGTTCCTGCCAACAACAAAAGAAGAAGTAAAGAAACTGGGATGGGAAAACCTTGATGTAATCATCGTAACAGGCGACACCTACATAGACAGTCCATTCATAGGCGCGGCTGTTATCGGGAAATGCCTTCTGAAATCCGGATACAGGGTTGGCATAATTGCGCAGCCCGATGCCTATAGTGAAATAGACATTACACGCCTCGGCGAGCCTCAATTGTTCTGGGGAGTGACAGCAGGCTCGCTCGACTCAATGGTAGCCAATTACACTGCCTCAAAGAAAAGAAGAAAGAGCGATGACTTCACGCCGGGAGGGATAAACGACAGAAGACCTGACAGGGCAGGTATTGCTTATACAAATCTTATAAGAAAATATTTCAAGGGCACAAAACCAATAGTGCTTGGCGGCATCGAGGCAAGTTTAAGAAGGATAGCCCACTATGATTACTGGGATAATAAAATCCGCAAATCCATATTGTTCGATGCAAAGGCTGATGTGCTGGTCTATGGAATGGGTGAAAAAGCGGTAATCGAGCTTGCAGAGAAATTAAAGGCAAAGAACGAATTAAAAGATATTCGCGGCATCTGCTATATATCAAAAGAACTTATAGACGGCTATATAGTTCTTCCCTCAGCAGAAGAGGTGAAAAAAGACAAAGATAAATTCACAGAGATGTTCAGCACTTTTTATATTAATAATGATCCAATAACAGGCAAGGGATTATGCCAGAAGCAGGACACAAGATATCTGGTACAGAACCCACCGGCACATTGGCTTACAGAAAAAGAGCTGGATAAAATTTACGGCATGGAATTTGAAAGGGAAGTCCATCCCTATTATCGAAAGCTTGGGAATGTGAGGGCGCAGGATACGATAAAGTTCTCGATCACCACCCACCGCGGATGTTTCGGGGAATGCAATTTCTGTTCAATCTCTGTCCATCAGGGGAAAACCGTAATATCAAGAAGCCCGCAGTCAATTGTAAGAGAAGCGGAGAAAATTGCGAAACTTCCGGATTTCAAAGGATACATACTTGATGTTGGCGGCCCCACTGCAAACATGTACGGCATCGAGTGCAGTAAAAAAATAAAATCAGGAAGCTGTCAGAATAAACGCTGCATGTATCCGAAAATCTGCGCATCATTGAATGTATGCCATAAAGGACAGATAGATTTACTGCGCAAGCTCAAAAAAGTGCAGGGAGTGAAAAAGATTTTCATCGCATCAGGGATAAGGCATGACATGGTGGTAGAAGATGAAAAATACGGAAACGATTATCTTCACGAAATAATCAGCTCACATACATCGGGACAGCTAAAGATCGCCCCTGAACATACAGAGGACAATGTCCTTGCCGCAATGGGGAAGACCGGAAAAAAATACCTCAAGGAATTCAAAGAAAGATTTTATGCCATCAACAGCAAGGCAGGGAAACAACAGTTTCTTACTTATTACATAATCGCCGCCCATCCCGGATGCGATGAAAAGGACATGAGAAAGCTCAAAGATTTCACGGCAAGGGAACTCAAAATAACGCCGGAGCAGGTGCAGATTTTCACTCCAACGCCTTCGACATTCTCGACACTCATGTATTACACAGGCAAAGATCCATTCACAGGTAAAACAATATTCGTTGAAAGAGATATCAAGAGGAAAGAAAGACAGAAAGAAATTATTGTCACCGGAAGAGCGAACTGA
- a CDS encoding translation elongation factor-like protein, whose protein sequence is MEEKEIGYITDYFHKIDVAAIKITAEGIAVGDRIHIKGHTTDFEQTVDSIQIEHAAVQKANKGDDVGIKIKDRVRQYDKVYKL, encoded by the coding sequence ATGGAAGAAAAAGAAATCGGATATATCACTGATTATTTCCACAAGATTGATGTTGCAGCAATAAAGATCACAGCAGAAGGGATTGCCGTGGGAGACAGGATTCACATAAAAGGACACACAACTGATTTTGAGCAGACAGTGGATTCAATACAGATCGAGCATGCCGCAGTCCAGAAAGCCAATAAAGGCGATGATGTAGGAATCAAAATCAAAGACCGCGTCAGACAGTATGACAAGGTTTATAAGTTATAA
- the clpB gene encoding ATP-dependent chaperone ClpB: MNFDKFTIKAQEAIREAQQIAEKNEQQQIEVEHLLVALLTQQSQQEGIVIPILQRLGADPRIVIERLEEEIKKFPKVYGGAAGQVYISPRLNAVLENAFKEAERLKDEYVSTEHILLAIADEKNGKASKILASLGVTKDSIFKVLVNIRGTQRVTDQNPEDKYQAIKRYSRDLTELARKGKLDPVIGRDDEIRRVVQVLSRRTKNNPVLIGEPGVGKTAIAEGLARRIVEGDIPEGLKNKTLVALDMGALIAGAKYRGEFEDRLKAVLKEITEGEGKIILFIDELHTLVGAGAAEGAIDASNMLKPALARGELKCIGATTLDEYRKYIEKDAALERRFQPVLIKEPTVEDSIAILRGLKERYEIHHGVKIKDSAIVAAATLSDRYISDRFLPDKAIDLIDESASKLRIEIDSMPTEIDEINRRMTQMEIERQALKREKDRASEIALEKLEKELSELREKIGVMKLHWENEKKKIGKIRALKENIERVKTEADKAQREGNLERTSELRYGELVKLTKELDGESSALAKLQETQKFLKEEVDEEDVAEVVSKWTGIPVSRMLEGEKAKLIHMEERLRQRVVGQDHAIEAISRAVRRARAGLQDTNRPIGSFIFLGPTGVGKTELARALAEFLFDNEQNMVRIDMSEYMERHSVARLIGAPPGYVGYEEGGMLTEAVRRKPYSVILFDEIEKAHQDVFNLLLQVLDEGRLTDGHGKTVDFKNTVIIMTSNIGSQWIVELGDKQYEEMSRRINEALKQNFRPEFLNRIDEIVIFHSLTRDNILKIVDIQASLLRKHLKERNIDIEISDSAKEFLLSEGFDESFGARPLKRVIQRRIQDALALKILEGEFKDGDIVSIDTDKKKGELIFTKTTIQ; this comes from the coding sequence TTGAATTTCGATAAATTCACTATCAAAGCCCAGGAGGCAATAAGAGAAGCCCAGCAAATTGCGGAGAAGAACGAACAACAGCAGATAGAGGTGGAACACCTGCTTGTTGCGCTCCTAACCCAACAGTCCCAGCAGGAAGGAATCGTAATACCCATACTTCAGAGGCTTGGCGCTGACCCGCGGATTGTAATTGAAAGGCTTGAAGAGGAGATAAAGAAATTCCCGAAAGTATATGGCGGTGCCGCAGGACAGGTCTATATCTCGCCAAGACTTAACGCTGTTCTTGAGAATGCCTTTAAAGAAGCAGAGAGGCTGAAAGATGAGTATGTGAGCACTGAACATATCCTGCTCGCCATTGCAGATGAAAAAAACGGTAAGGCTTCAAAAATACTCGCATCCTTAGGCGTAACGAAAGACTCCATATTCAAAGTACTCGTAAACATAAGAGGAACGCAGAGGGTAACAGACCAGAACCCGGAAGACAAATACCAGGCAATAAAAAGATACAGCCGCGACCTGACAGAACTTGCCCGGAAAGGGAAGCTCGACCCTGTAATTGGACGCGATGACGAGATAAGGCGCGTTGTGCAGGTGCTTTCACGGAGGACAAAGAACAATCCCGTGCTCATCGGAGAACCAGGTGTTGGGAAAACTGCGATCGCAGAAGGCCTGGCACGCAGAATAGTCGAAGGCGACATACCTGAAGGGCTAAAGAACAAGACTCTTGTCGCACTCGACATGGGCGCCCTTATCGCAGGAGCAAAATACCGCGGAGAATTTGAAGACAGGTTGAAAGCGGTCTTAAAAGAGATCACCGAAGGCGAAGGAAAGATAATCCTTTTTATAGATGAGCTTCACACTCTTGTCGGAGCAGGGGCAGCGGAGGGAGCAATCGATGCATCTAATATGTTGAAGCCCGCGCTTGCCCGCGGAGAGTTAAAATGCATCGGCGCCACAACCCTTGATGAATACAGGAAATATATAGAGAAAGATGCCGCCCTCGAAAGAAGGTTCCAGCCTGTCCTTATAAAGGAACCAACGGTTGAAGATAGTATCGCTATATTGCGCGGTCTTAAGGAAAGATATGAGATTCATCATGGGGTAAAGATAAAGGACTCCGCCATAGTTGCAGCGGCAACCCTCTCAGACAGGTACATCTCTGACAGATTCCTCCCCGACAAGGCCATAGACCTCATAGATGAGTCTGCGTCAAAACTTCGCATAGAGATAGACAGCATGCCCACCGAGATAGACGAGATAAACCGCCGCATGACGCAGATGGAAATAGAAAGACAGGCGCTTAAAAGAGAGAAGGACCGGGCATCGGAAATAGCGCTTGAAAAACTTGAAAAAGAGCTATCAGAGCTGCGGGAAAAGATCGGGGTAATGAAACTGCACTGGGAAAATGAGAAAAAGAAGATAGGAAAAATAAGAGCGCTCAAAGAAAACATTGAAAGGGTGAAGACAGAGGCTGACAAGGCACAAAGAGAAGGCAACTTAGAAAGAACATCCGAGCTTAGATACGGAGAGCTTGTTAAACTCACAAAAGAGCTTGATGGGGAAAGCAGTGCGCTTGCAAAGCTTCAGGAAACACAGAAATTCCTGAAAGAAGAAGTGGATGAAGAAGATGTGGCGGAAGTCGTATCAAAATGGACAGGGATTCCTGTCTCCAGGATGTTAGAAGGAGAAAAGGCAAAACTCATCCATATGGAGGAGCGTTTAAGACAACGCGTCGTGGGGCAGGACCATGCCATAGAAGCAATATCAAGGGCTGTAAGACGTGCCCGCGCCGGTCTTCAGGACACTAACCGCCCAATCGGCTCATTCATATTCTTAGGACCCACCGGCGTCGGAAAGACAGAGCTTGCGCGGGCGCTTGCAGAATTTCTCTTCGATAATGAACAGAACATGGTACGGATAGACATGTCTGAATATATGGAAAGACATTCTGTCGCCCGTCTTATAGGGGCGCCTCCCGGCTATGTCGGCTACGAAGAGGGAGGAATGCTCACCGAAGCAGTAAGAAGAAAACCATACTCGGTCATTCTATTTGACGAGATCGAGAAGGCCCATCAGGATGTCTTCAATCTCCTTCTTCAGGTGTTGGACGAGGGAAGGCTTACAGACGGTCATGGCAAGACAGTGGATTTCAAGAACACAGTGATAATCATGACATCAAACATCGGAAGCCAGTGGATAGTGGAGCTTGGAGACAAACAATATGAAGAGATGTCGCGCAGGATAAACGAGGCTTTAAAACAGAACTTCAGACCAGAATTTTTAAACAGGATAGATGAGATAGTCATATTCCACTCCCTTACACGTGACAACATCTTGAAGATAGTCGACATCCAGGCAAGTCTACTCAGAAAACATTTGAAAGAAAGAAACATTGATATTGAGATTTCAGATTCTGCAAAGGAATTCCTTCTCTCCGAAGGGTTTGATGAATCCTTTGGCGCAAGACCGTTAAAGCGTGTGATCCAGCGCCGCATACAGGATGCCCTTGCATTAAAGATACTTGAAGGGGAATTCAAGGATGGAGATATTGTCAGCATAGACACTGATAAGAAAAAAGGGGAGTTGATATTTACAAAAACAACCATACAATAA